In a genomic window of Chryseobacterium sp. G0162:
- a CDS encoding phytoene desaturase family protein yields MNTGNLRKKIAVIGSGFSGISAAAYAANLGNEVHVFEKHPQPGGRARQFKTDEGYVFDMGPSWYWMPDIIEGFFSDFGCKASDFFNLVSLDPQFEMVFPEEKIAVPKKNEDIRKLFEKIETGAAMQYDQFMQSAKFKYEVGMKEFVTKPCYNWLEFASLKIAGSALKLDLLSNFRKYVSGYFTDPKLRSLMEFPVIFLGASPKNIPALYSLMNYGGYVLGTKYPMGGFYQLVLGMKEVAEKQGAIFHFNHEVQKINTENGKIYSITVNGEMYEFDAVIASSDYHHTETLIPQPLRNYNEAYWKTRTFAPSCLIYYLGIKGRIPHLKHHTLFFENELDNHIDCIYINKKWPSKPLFYACCPSKTDPEVAPEGCENLFLLLPLAPGIHDEESIREKYLLEMIERIEKHTGDADLISRIEYKRSYCVSDFISDYNAYEGNAYGLSNTLSQTAVLKPKIRNRKIKNLFYTGQLTVPGPGVPPSVISGKIVATEVSKLKIK; encoded by the coding sequence ATGAATACTGGAAACTTAAGAAAGAAAATTGCCGTGATAGGTTCTGGATTTTCCGGAATCTCAGCGGCAGCTTATGCAGCAAATTTAGGTAATGAAGTACACGTATTTGAAAAGCACCCTCAGCCAGGGGGGCGTGCAAGACAATTTAAAACAGATGAAGGATATGTGTTTGATATGGGGCCCAGCTGGTACTGGATGCCAGATATTATCGAGGGGTTTTTCAGTGATTTTGGCTGTAAAGCATCCGATTTTTTTAATCTTGTTTCTTTGGATCCTCAGTTTGAAATGGTTTTTCCAGAAGAAAAAATTGCAGTTCCCAAGAAAAATGAAGATATCCGCAAGCTCTTTGAAAAAATAGAAACAGGAGCCGCTATGCAATACGATCAATTTATGCAGTCTGCAAAATTTAAGTATGAAGTAGGGATGAAAGAGTTTGTAACAAAACCTTGTTATAACTGGCTGGAATTTGCTTCTTTAAAAATAGCGGGAAGTGCACTGAAACTTGATCTTTTAAGCAATTTCAGAAAATATGTTTCAGGATATTTTACTGATCCGAAATTAAGATCTCTTATGGAATTTCCAGTTATATTTCTTGGAGCTTCCCCAAAGAATATTCCAGCCTTATACAGTCTTATGAATTACGGAGGCTATGTTTTGGGAACAAAATATCCAATGGGAGGTTTTTATCAGCTGGTTCTCGGGATGAAGGAAGTGGCGGAAAAGCAGGGAGCAATCTTTCATTTTAATCATGAAGTACAGAAAATCAATACGGAAAACGGGAAGATTTATTCCATAACAGTAAATGGCGAAATGTATGAATTTGATGCCGTGATCGCATCGTCAGATTACCATCATACAGAAACATTGATTCCACAGCCGCTGAGAAATTATAATGAGGCATATTGGAAAACCAGAACATTTGCTCCTTCCTGTCTTATCTACTATCTTGGAATCAAAGGCAGAATTCCTCATTTAAAACACCATACCTTGTTCTTTGAAAATGAATTGGATAATCATATAGACTGTATATATATAAATAAAAAATGGCCTTCCAAACCGCTTTTTTATGCCTGTTGCCCATCTAAAACAGATCCGGAGGTAGCGCCTGAAGGATGTGAAAATCTCTTTTTATTGTTACCCCTTGCTCCTGGAATACATGATGAAGAATCTATCAGAGAAAAATACCTGTTGGAGATGATTGAAAGAATTGAAAAACATACCGGTGATGCTGATCTTATTTCCAGAATAGAATATAAAAGAAGCTATTGTGTAAGTGATTTTATTTCTGATTATAATGCTTATGAAGGTAATGCCTATGGGCTATCCAATACTTTATCACAGACAGCTGTCTTGAAACCCAAAATAAGAAACAGAAAGATCAAAAATCTTTTTTATACAGGACAGTTAACCGTTCCCGGTCCAGGAGTGCCACCATCAGTAATTTCCGGAAAAATTGTAGCGACTGAAGTCAGTAAACTAAAAATAAAATAA
- a CDS encoding MarR family winged helix-turn-helix transcriptional regulator — MNFTLIKEFMTLLEEFESDNKTSLNSYPATIEDFKLWVSGGEKVDHESVLHEPYWEGKENGRTAESAISTLIVHLNRYAKTYSKSAIVNSEFSTQEDFIYLINLKAFGEMTKMALIKKNIQDKPVGMLIITRLLRQGLIEQTDSNNDKRSKLIRISEIGLIVLEKQMEKIRHATNIVAGNLTHKEKMDLIRILNKLDAFHYPIFSRNIHSDELINTVYEEYPFKNS, encoded by the coding sequence ATGAATTTTACCCTTATAAAAGAATTTATGACTCTTCTTGAGGAATTTGAGTCAGATAATAAAACATCTTTGAATTCTTATCCAGCTACTATTGAAGACTTTAAATTATGGGTTTCAGGTGGAGAGAAAGTAGATCATGAGAGTGTTCTTCATGAACCGTATTGGGAAGGAAAAGAGAATGGAAGAACGGCTGAAAGTGCAATAAGCACATTAATTGTTCATCTAAACCGATATGCGAAGACTTATTCAAAGTCTGCTATTGTAAATTCTGAATTTTCGACTCAGGAAGATTTTATCTACCTGATTAATTTAAAAGCTTTTGGTGAAATGACTAAAATGGCCCTTATCAAAAAGAATATTCAGGACAAACCAGTAGGCATGCTTATTATTACAAGACTGCTGCGCCAGGGACTTATTGAGCAGACTGATTCTAATAATGATAAACGTAGTAAATTGATTCGAATTTCCGAAATAGGACTGATCGTTTTGGAAAAGCAAATGGAGAAGATTCGTCATGCTACCAATATCGTCGCAGGAAATCTTACCCATAAAGAGAAGATGGACCTTATCCGTATTCTAAATAAACTCGATGCTTTTCATTATCCCATTTTTTCACGAAATATTCATTCTGATGAACTTATCAATACTGTATACGAAGAGTATCCATTCAAAAATTCATAA
- a CDS encoding DUF4385 domain-containing protein encodes MISDKPTYLNFDKGNYAWKSDIDYRLYPEKYKVGKGEQGVLICEPYKSEIGKHWRFKNIEIAKVSSEIIFSIFLDYLQQDDFVGADMARKYLQMGFTRARRYFNFKGGKKYNAEKGYQQLEKGTGDPEKAKAADIFYKKWKEAEKNQKYTQLKKIWKKKYG; translated from the coding sequence ATGATCAGCGACAAACCAACTTACCTCAATTTCGATAAGGGAAACTATGCCTGGAAGTCCGATATAGACTACCGTCTGTATCCGGAGAAATATAAAGTTGGTAAAGGTGAACAGGGCGTTTTGATCTGTGAACCTTATAAATCAGAAATAGGAAAACACTGGCGTTTCAAAAATATAGAAATTGCCAAAGTAAGTTCAGAAATAATCTTTTCTATATTTTTGGATTATCTGCAACAGGATGACTTTGTCGGAGCAGATATGGCAAGAAAATATCTTCAAATGGGCTTTACAAGGGCCAGGCGGTACTTTAATTTTAAAGGAGGCAAAAAATACAATGCTGAAAAAGGATATCAGCAGTTGGAAAAAGGAACGGGTGATCCAGAGAAAGCTAAAGCTGCTGATATTTTTTATAAAAAATGGAAAGAGGCAGAGAAAAACCAAAAATACACCCAATTAAAAAAAATATGGAAAAAGAAGTATGGATAA
- a CDS encoding lmo0937 family membrane protein, with product MRNLLWLVAVICIVIWLLGMLGIIPGMDTGSLIHTLLVIAVIVILINIFTGRKPLN from the coding sequence ATGAGAAATTTATTATGGCTTGTTGCAGTAATATGCATCGTTATATGGCTTTTGGGAATGCTTGGTATTATCCCGGGAATGGATACAGGAAGCTTAATTCATACACTTTTAGTGATTGCTGTTATTGTAATCCTTATCAACATCTTTACAGGTAGGAAACCTTTAAATTAA
- a CDS encoding sterol desaturase family protein: protein MNVLIVLGVFVSMEGATWLIHRYIMHGFLWILHRDHHDHSHDGQLERNDWFFFIFASPAIALLYQGVQQDFSYWFFIGLGISLYGMAYFFVHDIFIHQRAKIFTKTKNPYFLAIRRAHKQHHKHLGKEDGECFGFLWVPVKYFKIYFNKK, encoded by the coding sequence ATGAATGTTCTCATCGTTTTGGGAGTTTTTGTTTCCATGGAAGGAGCTACATGGCTTATTCACCGGTATATTATGCATGGTTTCCTTTGGATTCTGCATCGGGACCATCATGATCATAGCCATGACGGCCAATTAGAAAGAAATGATTGGTTCTTTTTCATTTTTGCAAGCCCGGCTATTGCCTTATTGTATCAGGGAGTACAGCAGGATTTTAGTTATTGGTTTTTTATAGGTCTAGGAATAAGCCTTTACGGCATGGCCTATTTCTTTGTGCACGATATTTTTATCCATCAGAGGGCTAAGATTTTCACTAAAACAAAGAATCCGTACTTCCTTGCCATCAGACGTGCTCATAAGCAGCATCACAAGCATTTGGGAAAAGAAGATGGAGAATGTTTTGGTTTTTTGTGGGTACCTGTTAAATATTTTAAAATATATTTCAATAAAAAATGA
- a CDS encoding MarR family winged helix-turn-helix transcriptional regulator produces MNFDLIKAVVELVQQFMEQNEDKVHYSNDLQGFTEWINASSKSYSEQEHPDWVGKELGRSSDSIINTLLIRMGRYAKTYSRSIGNSVFSSQDDFIYLISLKTMGAMTKMELIRYNASEKSSGMLIINRLIRNGWAEQTVSHKDKMIKHIQITEKGLSVLDEHMDEIRKASRVVVGNLNHSEQMLLIAILSKLDEFHDAFYRMNIEATDLLDIVYNRLN; encoded by the coding sequence ATGAATTTTGATCTTATAAAAGCAGTTGTTGAACTTGTTCAGCAATTTATGGAACAGAATGAAGATAAAGTGCATTATAGTAACGATCTTCAGGGATTTACAGAATGGATCAATGCTTCTTCGAAATCTTATTCTGAGCAGGAACATCCGGATTGGGTAGGAAAGGAATTAGGAAGAAGTTCTGATAGTATCATCAATACCTTATTGATAAGAATGGGAAGGTATGCAAAAACGTACTCCCGTTCAATTGGTAATTCCGTTTTTTCAAGCCAAGATGATTTTATTTATCTGATAAGCCTGAAAACCATGGGAGCGATGACGAAAATGGAACTCATAAGATATAATGCTAGTGAGAAATCTTCCGGGATGCTTATTATTAACCGCTTGATCCGTAATGGCTGGGCTGAACAGACCGTCTCCCATAAAGATAAAATGATCAAACATATTCAAATAACTGAAAAAGGACTTTCTGTGCTCGATGAGCACATGGATGAGATCCGTAAAGCTTCAAGGGTGGTAGTGGGAAATCTGAACCATTCTGAACAAATGCTGCTTATTGCTATACTTTCTAAATTGGATGAATTTCATGATGCTTTTTACCGTATGAATATCGAAGCCACAGACTTGCTGGATATTGTCTACAACAGACTGAACTGA
- a CDS encoding type IA DNA topoisomerase, whose protein sequence is MKAIIAEKPSVAREIAQLLGAREKKDGYLSGNGYCVTWALGHLIALGMPEDYGIRGFNKVSLPIFPNPFILTPKKLKKTKGYEPDPSALKQLNTINQVISQCSSIIVATDAGREGELIFRYIYHYIQCNKPFERLWINSLTEKAIQDGFKNLQPGDAFDGLYQAAKARSEADWLVGINATQALTIAGNQDVYSLGRVQTPTLALICQRFLQNQNFTKEKYFQIQLSHRKEYTDFTSLSLLQWEEKKQAEQIKKSIEREGKAVVEDVSIKTVQEQSPLLFDLTELQKEANRKLGLSADEVLQIAQSLYEKKFITYPRTGSKYIPEDLWTEIPELVRILNATDHFKPPISTLKFGNFNKRIVNDLKVTDHHGLLITTKVPSALSATEKAIYDTIAYRLLESLSHACTKQVSNITIKVHHYEFQIKGSKILNTGWRAIKGILTDNENSNNKSEVITELPEFKIGDELKISKTELLEKITQPPKLFTEADLLSAMENAGRSIENKEEQKALSNIGIGTPATRASIIETLLSRNYIIRKSKTLYPTNKGLQVYNLVKDKKIANVQMTAEWEIALDRIEKDELNKTQFMNDIQAYTAEITNELLSLYIPKENIPQLKCPKCQQHALIIKEKIVKCSDEQCGWILFRTVCGVQLSIKNIILLLTQNKTSLIKNMESKNGVKFYAFIILKNDFSTAFEFKKNM, encoded by the coding sequence ATGAAAGCAATCATCGCAGAAAAACCGAGCGTCGCAAGAGAAATCGCACAATTGTTAGGAGCCCGTGAAAAGAAAGATGGTTATCTATCCGGTAACGGATATTGTGTCACCTGGGCATTAGGACATCTGATCGCATTAGGAATGCCGGAGGATTATGGTATAAGAGGCTTTAACAAAGTCTCTTTGCCTATCTTTCCGAACCCTTTTATTCTGACGCCAAAAAAACTAAAGAAAACAAAAGGCTATGAGCCTGATCCTTCGGCTTTAAAACAACTCAACACCATAAACCAAGTCATCAGTCAATGCAGCAGTATTATTGTCGCAACAGATGCAGGAAGAGAAGGAGAGCTGATCTTCCGCTATATCTATCATTACATACAATGCAACAAACCCTTTGAAAGATTATGGATAAACTCCCTGACAGAAAAAGCAATACAGGACGGTTTTAAAAACCTTCAACCAGGCGATGCCTTTGACGGTTTGTATCAAGCAGCAAAAGCCAGAAGTGAAGCGGACTGGCTGGTAGGAATCAACGCCACCCAGGCATTAACCATCGCAGGAAACCAAGATGTTTATTCATTAGGCAGAGTGCAGACCCCAACCCTTGCTTTAATCTGTCAAAGATTCCTACAAAATCAAAACTTCACTAAGGAAAAGTACTTTCAGATTCAGCTGAGCCATAGAAAAGAATATACAGACTTCACCAGCCTTTCACTATTACAATGGGAAGAAAAAAAGCAGGCAGAACAAATCAAAAAATCCATAGAGCGGGAGGGAAAAGCTGTTGTAGAAGATGTATCCATTAAAACAGTACAAGAACAGTCTCCTTTACTTTTTGACCTCACGGAACTACAGAAAGAAGCCAACAGAAAGCTTGGTCTTTCTGCAGATGAAGTTTTACAGATTGCCCAAAGCTTATATGAAAAGAAATTCATTACCTATCCCAGAACCGGCAGCAAGTATATTCCTGAAGATTTATGGACTGAAATTCCTGAACTGGTCAGAATTCTCAATGCAACCGATCATTTCAAACCACCCATATCAACTTTAAAGTTCGGAAATTTCAACAAGCGTATTGTAAATGATCTAAAAGTGACAGACCATCATGGTTTACTCATCACTACGAAAGTTCCATCCGCACTTAGCGCTACGGAAAAAGCCATTTATGATACGATTGCTTACCGCTTATTGGAATCCTTATCCCATGCCTGTACCAAACAAGTCAGCAACATCACCATCAAAGTTCATCATTATGAATTCCAGATCAAGGGATCAAAAATACTCAACACGGGCTGGCGTGCCATCAAAGGAATTCTCACTGACAATGAAAATTCCAATAATAAAAGTGAAGTCATTACTGAACTTCCGGAATTCAAAATCGGAGATGAACTGAAAATCTCAAAAACAGAACTACTGGAAAAAATTACACAACCACCAAAACTTTTTACTGAAGCCGACCTCTTGTCAGCCATGGAAAATGCAGGCAGATCTATTGAAAACAAAGAAGAACAAAAAGCACTCTCCAATATTGGCATCGGAACCCCAGCCACCAGAGCTTCCATTATTGAAACGCTGCTCAGCAGAAACTATATTATCAGGAAAAGCAAAACGCTGTATCCCACAAATAAAGGCTTGCAGGTTTACAATCTTGTCAAAGACAAAAAAATAGCTAATGTCCAAATGACCGCAGAGTGGGAAATAGCACTGGATAGAATTGAAAAAGATGAACTCAATAAAACTCAATTCATGAACGACATCCAAGCCTATACAGCAGAAATCACCAACGAACTTTTATCACTTTATATTCCTAAAGAAAATATCCCACAATTAAAATGTCCGAAATGCCAACAACATGCTCTTATTATCAAAGAAAAAATCGTAAAATGTTCTGATGAGCAATGTGGTTGGATTCTATTCAGAACTGTATGTGGAGTACAACTCAGTATTAAAAATATTATTTTGTTATTAACCCAAAACAAAACATCATTAATTAAAAATATGGAGAGCAAAAACGGGGTGAAGTTTTATGCATTTATAATTTTAAAAAATGATTTTAGTACAGCGTTTGAATTTAAAAAGAATATGTAA
- a CDS encoding alpha-ketoglutarate-dependent dioxygenase AlkB family protein — MNQLSLFDAEDLYEFPKDLLEYRENFLSCEEADLLKNKLLETAPWEQRTQKMYDKMVLTPRLTAWYGDSKYNDSEVDKKPTNPWTPELFSLKQRIEKEFGCQFNGVLLNLYRDQNDSVAWHRDKESRYGKRPVIASISLGETRNFDFRKKDHHQSKYSLPLPHGSLLIMKGDLQENWEHRIAKSIVPMKERINLTFRFIRILVQ, encoded by the coding sequence ATGAATCAGCTTAGTTTATTTGATGCAGAAGACTTGTATGAGTTTCCAAAAGACCTTTTGGAATACAGAGAGAATTTCCTGAGTTGTGAAGAAGCCGATCTGCTTAAAAACAAATTGTTGGAAACGGCTCCCTGGGAACAGCGTACTCAAAAAATGTATGATAAGATGGTGCTTACTCCAAGATTGACCGCTTGGTATGGGGATTCAAAATATAATGATTCTGAAGTAGATAAAAAGCCAACCAATCCATGGACTCCTGAATTGTTTTCATTAAAACAAAGAATTGAAAAGGAATTTGGCTGCCAATTCAATGGGGTTCTGTTAAACCTATACCGTGACCAAAATGACTCCGTTGCCTGGCATCGGGATAAGGAAAGTCGATATGGAAAACGACCTGTCATCGCTTCCATCAGCCTTGGAGAAACAAGAAATTTCGATTTCAGAAAGAAAGATCATCACCAAAGCAAGTACAGCCTTCCGCTTCCTCATGGTTCCTTACTTATCATGAAAGGAGATCTGCAGGAAAATTGGGAACATCGAATCGCTAAGTCAATTGTTCCCATGAAAGAACGGATTAATCTCACATTTCGCTTCATCCGAATATTAGTTCAATAA
- a CDS encoding SRPBCC family protein: MMYRLYREQQLNCNIEKAWEFFSSPHNLSEITPDSMGFVVISDVKGKPIFKGMEIDYTVSPLLGIPMRWKTIISQVEHYKSFTDFQKKGPYKHWNHFHEFIPNEHGVLMKDTVDYELSMGILGKIAHQLFVEEKLKSIFDFRYRVLNNLFNNKHNES; encoded by the coding sequence ATGATGTACAGATTATACAGAGAACAACAGCTTAACTGCAATATTGAAAAGGCATGGGAGTTTTTTTCATCCCCTCACAATTTATCAGAAATAACCCCTGATAGTATGGGTTTTGTGGTTATTTCCGATGTGAAGGGTAAGCCTATTTTTAAAGGAATGGAAATAGATTATACAGTCTCTCCTTTATTGGGGATCCCCATGAGGTGGAAAACCATTATAAGCCAGGTTGAACACTATAAAAGTTTTACAGACTTTCAGAAAAAAGGTCCATATAAGCACTGGAATCATTTTCATGAATTTATTCCTAACGAGCATGGAGTACTCATGAAAGATACGGTAGACTATGAACTTTCAATGGGGATTTTAGGTAAAATAGCTCATCAGTTATTTGTAGAAGAAAAGCTTAAAAGTATTTTCGATTTCAGATACAGAGTTTTGAATAATCTTTTTAACAATAAACATAACGAATCATGA
- a CDS encoding phytoene/squalene synthase family protein, with protein MKKLFDELSYEVSKYTTQKYSTSFSLGILALKPSIRPAVYAVYGYVRLADEIVDSFHGYDKEKLLKRLKSDTYQALEDGISLNPILHSFQETVRNYDINRQLIDQFLHSMEMDLHKIDYNSELYKEYIYGSAEVIGLMCLQIFTEGDKQQYEKLKPFAMKLGSAFQKVNFLRDLKDDYQILGRTYFPFLNMSVFDNTVKTLIEKEIEEEFKEALQGIKKLPGSSIFGVYLAYRYYLSLFEKIKKTSSQNILQQRIRIANSQKLLVAFKSYIRYKSAYY; from the coding sequence ATGAAAAAATTGTTTGATGAATTGTCTTACGAAGTGAGTAAGTACACTACGCAAAAATACAGTACCAGTTTTTCATTGGGAATACTGGCATTGAAGCCTTCCATCAGACCTGCTGTTTATGCTGTTTACGGGTATGTTCGTTTGGCAGATGAAATTGTGGATAGCTTTCATGGCTATGATAAAGAGAAACTTTTGAAGAGATTAAAGTCTGATACCTATCAGGCGCTTGAAGATGGTATATCACTCAATCCTATTTTGCATTCATTTCAGGAAACCGTTCGTAATTATGATATAAACAGACAGCTGATTGATCAGTTCTTACACAGTATGGAAATGGATCTTCATAAAATTGATTATAATTCCGAATTGTATAAAGAATACATCTATGGATCTGCGGAAGTTATAGGACTGATGTGTCTGCAGATATTCACAGAAGGTGACAAACAGCAGTATGAGAAACTCAAACCCTTTGCCATGAAACTGGGATCTGCTTTTCAGAAAGTTAATTTTTTACGGGATCTGAAAGATGATTATCAAATTTTAGGAAGAACTTATTTTCCGTTCCTGAATATGTCAGTTTTTGATAATACAGTTAAAACGCTGATTGAAAAGGAAATTGAAGAAGAATTCAAAGAAGCGTTGCAAGGAATTAAAAAACTCCCGGGCTCATCCATTTTCGGAGTATATCTTGCTTACAGATATTACCTTTCCCTTTTTGAAAAAATAAAGAAAACAAGTTCCCAGAATATATTACAGCAGAGAATCAGGATTGCTAACTCACAAAAGCTGCTGGTTGCTTTCAAAAGTTATATTCGTTACAAGTCTGCTTATTACTGA
- a CDS encoding lipocalin family protein, which translates to MKNRIILIVILCFVFLNSMTSCSSMPEKVQPVRQFDVNRYLGRWYEIARFDYYFEKDLDNAMAQYSLNSDGSVDVTNSGYNFKKNKWVSVNGTAKFRGDKDTAALKVSFFGPFYAGYNVVALEDYKYALVAGKNLDYLWILSREKTIPENVKQNFISKAQEIGYDTSKLIWVKQDKESPFEK; encoded by the coding sequence ATGAAAAATAGAATAATTCTTATAGTCATACTATGCTTCGTGTTTTTAAATAGTATGACTTCCTGTTCCTCTATGCCTGAGAAAGTTCAGCCTGTCAGGCAATTTGATGTCAATCGGTATTTAGGTAGATGGTATGAAATAGCAAGATTCGATTATTATTTTGAAAAAGACCTTGATAATGCAATGGCTCAATATAGCCTTAATTCGGATGGAAGTGTTGATGTCACTAACAGTGGTTATAATTTTAAGAAGAACAAATGGGTATCAGTCAATGGTACTGCTAAATTCAGAGGAGATAAGGATACTGCTGCGCTTAAAGTGAGCTTTTTCGGGCCTTTTTACGCTGGTTATAACGTCGTTGCGCTGGAAGATTATAAATATGCATTGGTTGCAGGCAAAAACTTAGATTATCTCTGGATTCTGTCTCGTGAGAAGACTATTCCTGAGAACGTAAAACAAAATTTTATATCTAAGGCTCAGGAGATTGGTTATGATACATCAAAACTTATCTGGGTAAAGCAGGACAAAGAGAGCCCGTTCGAAAAATAA
- a CDS encoding helix-turn-helix domain-containing protein, with translation MNIERSEFIAWMERIMERFDLLKEQMIKNQSRFIEVDGEQLLDNQDVLQLLKISSRSLQRYRTDKKLPYYTISGKLYYKLSDVHQLIRECLNS, from the coding sequence ATGAATATTGAAAGATCAGAATTTATAGCCTGGATGGAGAGAATCATGGAAAGATTTGACCTACTCAAAGAACAAATGATTAAGAACCAATCCAGATTTATAGAAGTAGACGGAGAGCAGCTTCTGGATAACCAGGATGTTTTACAGCTTTTAAAAATAAGTTCCCGATCATTACAGCGGTACCGGACTGATAAAAAGCTGCCTTACTATACCATCAGCGGAAAGCTCTATTATAAGCTTTCGGATGTCCATCAATTGATCAGAGAATGTTTAAACTCCTGA
- a CDS encoding lycopene cyclase domain-containing protein — MMSYTYILINFFTVIICFLASFDRRIQFNKLFGKFLLSSTIVAIPFIAWDIWFTAKGVWWFDLNYTLGVKIAGLPVEEWLFFYCIPFACVFTYYCIEKYFTLGWMSAFNNLIVFTSFIVLVVVGLLCYERIYTLLTVIVTILTLCYLHFIAKKQWLGKASFVYLVLMPGFFAVNGILTGSLIPSPVVNYNPDDFLGIRMGTIPVEDAVYGYSQFLLNIYFFKKITNNEK, encoded by the coding sequence ATGATGTCTTATACTTACATACTGATTAACTTTTTCACTGTCATTATCTGCTTTTTGGCATCTTTTGACAGAAGAATACAGTTTAATAAACTTTTTGGGAAATTTTTGCTGTCTTCCACCATTGTAGCCATTCCCTTTATTGCCTGGGATATTTGGTTCACGGCAAAAGGAGTATGGTGGTTTGATCTTAATTATACCTTAGGAGTTAAAATAGCGGGACTTCCTGTGGAGGAATGGTTGTTTTTTTATTGTATTCCTTTCGCTTGTGTTTTTACTTATTATTGTATTGAAAAGTATTTTACTCTGGGCTGGATGAGTGCTTTTAATAATCTCATTGTATTTACTTCTTTTATTGTTCTTGTTGTTGTAGGGCTACTTTGTTATGAAAGAATATATACATTGCTGACAGTAATTGTAACTATACTTACACTTTGTTACCTTCATTTTATTGCTAAAAAACAATGGCTAGGCAAAGCCAGTTTTGTATATCTTGTCTTGATGCCTGGTTTTTTTGCAGTGAATGGGATACTGACAGGCTCATTAATTCCTTCACCGGTTGTTAATTACAATCCTGATGATTTTTTAGGCATTAGAATGGGAACGATCCCTGTTGAAGATGCCGTCTATGGCTACAGCCAGTTTTTACTCAATATTTATTTCTTTAAAAAAATAACTAACAATGAAAAATAG
- a CDS encoding cation diffusion facilitator family transporter, whose amino-acid sequence MANNRKSIYSALAANLLIALTKFIAGAFTNSSSMISEGIHSTVDTANQLLLLYGIKRSRKPADESHPFGYGKELYFWSFVVSILIFGLGGALSIYQGILHIMEPEVMKDPFWNYIVLILSLIFEGTSLFIAVKEFNKTRNGLRWWDAIIKSKDPGSFLVVFEDGAAVAGLLVVMILMGISHWLRIPELDGLASVIVGLILVFVSLILARESRSLLMGEGIAPETREKIAKLAEKDTAVIRTKSILSTYQSPEEVVLMLIIDFEDHLDTEEITEAIHRIRDHIKNEFPFVRFVIIQPE is encoded by the coding sequence ATGGCCAATAATCGCAAATCAATTTACAGTGCACTTGCCGCTAACCTACTGATCGCTTTGACAAAGTTTATTGCAGGGGCATTTACCAATAGTTCTTCCATGATATCTGAAGGAATCCATTCAACAGTAGATACCGCGAATCAGCTGTTGCTTTTATATGGAATCAAAAGGAGCAGGAAACCTGCAGATGAGTCTCATCCATTTGGGTATGGCAAGGAGCTCTATTTCTGGTCCTTCGTGGTTTCAATTCTTATATTTGGTTTAGGGGGCGCTTTATCTATCTATCAGGGAATTTTACACATTATGGAACCTGAGGTAATGAAAGATCCATTCTGGAATTATATTGTATTGATACTTTCCCTTATTTTCGAGGGGACCTCTTTGTTTATCGCTGTAAAAGAATTTAACAAGACTCGCAACGGCTTGAGATGGTGGGATGCAATCATCAAAAGCAAAGATCCGGGAAGCTTTCTTGTGGTTTTTGAAGATGGTGCCGCAGTAGCCGGTCTGCTTGTTGTTATGATATTAATGGGGATCAGCCATTGGTTACGAATTCCGGAATTGGATGGGCTGGCATCGGTAATCGTAGGGTTAATACTGGTTTTTGTATCGCTTATTCTGGCCAGGGAAAGCAGAAGCCTGCTGATGGGTGAAGGCATAGCACCTGAAACAAGAGAAAAGATTGCTAAACTGGCTGAAAAAGATACTGCTGTTATCAGAACAAAAAGTATACTCTCTACGTACCAGTCACCTGAAGAAGTAGTACTGATGCTGATCATCGATTTCGAAGATCATCTGGATACAGAAGAGATCACAGAGGCCATACACCGTATTCGTGACCATATTAAAAATGAATTCCCATTCGTAAGGTTCGTTATCATTCAGCCGGAATAA